The sequence TCAGCTAACGCTGTCCGGCATGTGCGAGATGTTGTACACCATGGCCCAGATGGAGGGCACGGTGGACAGCCCCCTCATGCGGTACTGGGACTACTCCCGATCGCGGGAGGGTGAGCTGCGGGTGTACACCCGCCAGGAAGTTAACACCCGCATCAAGGCCGTGTGTGTGCGCCTGCAGCAGGTTGCCGAGCAGGGGGAGCGGGTGGCGATCCTCGCAAACAACTCCCCAGAGTACGTCTTCGCCTTCCTCGGCGCGATCTACGCCAAGATGGTGCCGGTGCCGCTGTACGACCCGGCGGAGCCGGGCCACGCGGACCACCTGACGGCGGTGCTGGGCTCTGCCCGACCCTCCATTGTGCTCACCAATCAGCGGTCCGCCCGGGCCGTGCGCAGCTTCTTCGCCGATCGCCCTGCCGGGCAGCGTCCCCGGGTAATCCTCGTCGACGCGCTGCCGGATTCGCTCGCGGAGGAGTGGGTGAACCCGATGATGGCGATGCTCGCCGATCCAGAGAGCGCCCCGAAGGCCTCTGACATCGCGTTTTTGCAGTACACCTCCGGTTCCACGCGCACCCCGGCGGGCGTGATCCTGACTCACCGCAGCATAGTCACCAACGTGCTGCAGATCTTCAGCTGCATCAAGCTTGTTCCTCCGCTGCGCCTATCTACTTGGCTGCCTCTGCACCACGACATGGGCATTATCATCGCGGCGTTTGTCACCATCTTGGGTATTCCCTTCGACCTCATGAGCCCGAGAGATTTCATTCAGGACCCGACGCGGTGGGTGCGCCAGCTACGTCGCCTTTACGACGAAGAGCACGTTTACGCCGTTGTGCCAAACTTCGCCCTGGAACTTGCGAGCCGGTACTCGAACCCCGCGGAGGTGGCGGAGCTGAAGGACCTAGACCTTTCCGGCGTAGAAGGCCTCATCAATGGCTCGGAGCCAGTAACCCGTGCCAGCGTGAACCGCTTTCTGGAGGTGTTTGAGCCCTACGGTTTTCGGCGCGATGCCATGCGCCCGTCCTATGGTTTGGCGGAGGCCTCTCTGATTGTTACGACGCCGCAGACCGACTCGCGGCCAGTACTGGCGTGGTTGGATCGCGAGGAGCTGGCCCAGGGAACGGCCCGCAAGGTTGAGCCGGAGGCGGAGGGCGGACTGCCCCTCATCTCGGTGGGCCAGGTGTGCGCCCCGCAGGTGATGGCCATCGTGGACCCAACCACAGGGGAGGAACTGCCGGATGGAACCGTCGGCGAAGTCTGGGCCCGCGGCGACAACATGGCCGCCGGGTATCTGGACCGTGAGGAAGAGACCCAGGCCACCTTCCACAACACCCTGCCCATGGACAAGCGCCTCAAGGAGGGCTCCCGCGCCGGGGATGCCCCGGAGGATACGTGGCTGCGTACCGGGGACCTGGCCGTGGTGGTGGACGGGGAGACCTACATCACGGGTCGGTTGAAGGACCTCATCATCGTGGCCGGGCGCAACCATTACCCGCAGGACCTCGAGGCCACTGCGGAGGCCGCCACCGACCAGGTTGCCCGCGGCGTGATCGCAGCCTTCGCCGTGCCGGGCAAGAACGTTGAGGATCTGATCGTCGTCGCCGAACGGGACGAGACCGCCGACCCAGCACGGGACGAGGAAGCCAAGACCGCCATCCGCGCTGCCATCTCCAAGACCCACGGCGTGCAGCCAGCAGATGTGCGTATTGTGTCCACTGGCGGCATCCCTAGGTCCAGTGCCCACAAGATCGCCCGTCGGGTGACCGCGAAGGCCTACACCCAGGGCAAGTTCGACTAGCCACCAATCGTCACGGGTCCACCGGGGAAGGTGGGAACTTCCGCGAGCCCAGCCCGCGGGAGTCGAGGGCGCCGGGCGCAGAGGTACTAGCATGAACCGGTGGCCGTCAGACCGACGGAAACCCCCTGGGCCACATCCCTCCCCCTAACCCCCATCGCGAGAGGACACATCGAAGACCCATGGCTGACAAGCAGGCACCGCCCACGACCGTCTCGCAGATGCGCGAGTGGTTGCGAACCTGGGTGGCGAATACCACCGGGATCCCCGTCGAAGACGTGGGGGAACACCGCCTGCTTGAGGAATTCGGCCTCTCTTCCCGGGATGTGGTGGTGCTATCCGGCGATTTGGAGCGGCTCACCGGTAAGCGCCTAGACGCCACCGTGGCCTACGAATACAACACAGTCGCGGCCCTGGCGGACTATCTCATCACAGGGGGACAAGGTGTGGGGCGCTCGGCCTTGGCGTCCAACCCCATGGGACAGAACTTAGGGGCCCACACACCGCGCGGGGGGTCGGTGGACCCGGATGACCGGGACATCGCCATCGTCGGCATGGCTGCGCGCTACCCCGGGGCCGAAGACCTCCAGCAGATGTGGGACATGTTGCTGGGATCCCGCGCAGGAATCGGTGATCTGCCTGAGGGGCGCTGGTCGGAATACGAGGGCGACGAGGCAATGCGCCGCCGCATGGCCCAGGCCAGGCTGACCGGGGGATACCTGCCGGACCTGGCGGGATTCGACGCTGAATTCTTCGGCCTCTCCCCAGTGGAGGCCACCAACATGGACCCCCAGCAGCGGATTTTGCTGCAGTTGACGTGGGAGGCACTGGAGCACGCCCACATCCCCGCCAACACGCTGCGCGGCCGGAACGTCGGCGTGTTCGTGGGAACCACCAACAATGATTACGCCATGCTCATCGCGGGGGATTCCGAGCAAGCCCACCCCTACGCGCTGACGGGCAACTCCACGGCGGTTGTAGCCAACCGGCTGTCCTACGTCTTCGACTTCCGCGGGCCCAGTGTGGCGATGGACACTGCCTGTTCCTCCTCGCTGGTGGCCATCCACCACGCCGTGCGGTCCCTGCGCGATGGGGACTCCGCCGTGGCCGTGGCTGCCGGGGTGAACCTGCTGGCCAGCCCCTTTGCAACCGTGGCTTTCTCCGAGCTGGGGGTGCTCAGCCCCACGGGCGCGATCCGAGCGTTCTCGGAGGACGCGGACGGCATCGTGCGCTCGGACGGGGCGGGGGTGGTGATCCTCAAGCGGCTGGGCGATGCCAAGCGCGATGGGGACGACATCTACGCGGTGATCAAGGGCTCCGCGGTGAACTCCGACGGCCGCTCCAACGGCCTGACCGCGCCGAATCCGGACGCGCAGGTGGATGTGCTGCGGGCGGCCTACGCGGACGCCGGCGTGGACCCGGGGACCGTGGACTACGTCGAGGCACACGGCACCGGGACGATCCTGGGGGACCCCATTGAGGCCACCGCTTTGGGTGCGGTGCTCGGGCAGGGTCGGACGGAGCGGGAACCCACCCTGCTGGGCAGCGTGAAGACGAACTTCGGTCATACGGAGGCGGCTGCGGGTGTTGCGGGCGTGATGAAAGTGGCCCTGGCTATGCGGGAGGGCCTGGTGCCGCCCTCCCTGAACTACAGCGGACCCAACCCCTACATCGACTTTGCGGGCCAGCACCTGGAGGTCGTGGAGGATGCCCGGGAATGGCCGGAATATTCGGGTCACCCCGTGGCGGGCGTGTCCGGGTTTGGTTTCGGGGGGACGAACGCGCACGTCGTGATCGTCGCGCCGGATGCTGCTGCACCGAAGACCTCGGCGGATACTGCCGCGCGGGATAGCGAGCGGGAGGATGCCGCGCGGCAGGATCGCCGCCCGGCCTTCTCCCCGGACTCGGGTGCCTCTGCCCTCCTACCCGTCTCCGGCATGCTGCCCTCCCGGCGCCGCGAGGCCGCCGAGAGCGTTCGCGACTGGTTGGCCCAGCACAGCTCTGCGGACTTGGGTGCCGTCGCCCGCACCCTCGCGGGCCGCAATCACGGGCGATCCCGGGGAGTTGTCCTGGCCACCGATCACGACGGTGCGGTAGAGGGCCTCACCCGCCTGGCGGAGGGCCGTACTGGTGAGAGCCGCTCCGGTGATGGCAGCACCGGTGAGGGCCACACCAGTGAGGGCCACCCGGCAACGTTCCCCGCCCTTGCCCTGGCTCAGGACGCCCCCGCCACGATGGGCGCGGTGTGGGTGTTCTCCGGCTTCGGCTCCCAGCACCCGGCGATGGCCACCGAGCTGCTGGCTGCCTCCCCGGCCTTCGCCGATTCGATCGCGGCCATGGACGCGATCGTCACCCGCGAATCCGGCTGGTCCATCCTGGAGAAGATCCGCGCGGGCGACCAGCGCTACGACACCGAATCGGCGCAGGTGGGGATCACCTGCATCCAGATGGCTCTGGTGGATCTGCTGCGCCACATGGGCGTGACCCCGGCCGCCGTTGTGGGCCAGTCCATGGGGGAGATCGCCGCCGCCTACGCCGCGGGCGGGTTGAGCCGCGAGGACGCGCTGCTCGTCGCCTGCCACCGCTCCCGGCTGATGGGGGAGCTGGAGGCCCAGACCCCGGAGGACAAACAGGGGGCCATGGCCGTTGTGGAGCTCAGCGCCGAACAGGTGGAGGAGCTCACCTCCCAGCACGGGGAACTGGCCGGCGTGGAGCCCGCGGTGTTCGCCTCCCCCGGCATGACCACGGTGGGCGGCCCGCGCCCGGCTGTGTCCGCGCTGGTGGAGCGGGTCAGCGAGTCCGGGTCCTTCGCCCGCATGCTCCCGGTCAAGGGGGCCGGGCACACCTCCATGCTGGATCCCATCCTGGGGGAGCTGTCCTTCGAAATCGAGGGCATCGAAGCCCTTCCCCTGCAGGTCCCGCTGTATTCCACGGTAGATCCCGGCCGCGTGTACCAGCCGGGGGAGGTCGCCCACGAGGCCGATTACTTCATTCGCTGCACCCGCCAGCCGGTCCACCTGGAGCAGGCCGTGGGTCAGCAGTTCAAGGAGGGCTACACCACGTTGGTCGAGTTCTCCCCGCACCCGGTGGCCCTCATGCCGGTGCTGCAGGTGGGTGCTGCTCACGGGGTGGTGGAGCCGACGGCGCTGCACCTGCTCAAGCGGGATGAGCCGGACGCCCAGACCGTGTTGCGCGCAGTGGGGCAGCTGTACGTCTGCGGTGCGGACGTGGACTTCACGGCCATCGCCGGGGCAGGGGAGTATGCTCCCGTGCCCGGGGTGCGGTGGCGCAATCAGCACTTCTGGACCCAAGCCCGCCCCGCGGCGCACCGCGATCGGGGGATGATCGGCAACCGGGTGGACCTGCCCGACGGGCGGGTGGCTTTCTCCGTTGCAGCGCAGAAGGTGCCCTCCCTGCTGACTCTGGCCAGCTCTGTCGCCGACGTCCTGGCGGGCGCCGATACCGCCAATGCCGCCGAGACCGCCGGCTCCCCTGTGGTCCGGGAGGCTTCCGGCCTGCCCCCGGCCGGGCAGCTCAGCGTGCTGGCTACCCCCACGGTGGGGGGCTGGGCAATCTCCGTGCATGGTGCTGCCGAGGAGGGCGCGTTCACCCTGGCGGGGGAGGCCTTCATCCCCACCTCCGGGGCATCTGCCCAGTCCGGTGCCGTGGAGTCCGGCGCCGTCGGGGGCGCTGTTTCTTCTTCGATTGGGGACGCCACCTCCCCCAGCGCCTCCACCACCTCCGCTACCAGTCCCACCTCCAGCGGGCCGGAGAGTAGCGAACCCACCTCTTTTGCGGCGAGCGCGGCCGCGGCGGAACCCGGCCGGTGGAGCCCGGAGTCCGGGGAGAGCGTAGGGGATCGCCTGCGGTCCATCATCAGCGAGTCCATGGGATACGACGCCGACGATCTGCCCGGCGAGCTTCCCCTTATCGACCTTGGCCTGGATTCCCTTATGGGAATGCGGATCAAAAACCGCGTGGAGCATGCCTTCAACATCCCCCAATTGCAAGTCCAGGCCCTGCGAGACGGGTCGGTGGACGACGTCATTCGGATGGTGGAGCAGGCCGTCGCGGAGCAGGGTGTTTCGGCGCAGACCGCCGCGGAGCAACCCGCCCCGGCACCGGCCATCACAGATGAGGGCGCAGGTGGACAGGAGCGCGAGGTCCCGGAGGTGGCGTCCCCAAGGAATAACACCGCAGGCCAGCAGCCAGAGACCACCGCCACCGCCAGGGTGGCCCCCCGGGACGCCTCCGAGCGCCTGGCCTTCGGAACCTGGGCGAAGATCACCGGATCCGCGCTGCCGGGGGTGACCGCGCCGCTGCCGGAGATCGACGAACCCACCGCCGCGGCCCTGGCTGAACGCCTGGGGGAGCGCTCCGGGGCGGACATCACCGCCGCCGATGTGCAACGCGCGGGAACACTCGCGGACCTGGCCAGCCTCGTCCGGGACAGCCTGGAAACGGAGGTGGACGGCAACATCCGCGTCCTCCGGGAACGCCGCGACGGCGGGGAGCAACGCCCCAGCCCTGCGGTGTTCGTGTTCCACCCGGCGGGCGGATCCTCGGCAGTATTCCAGCCGCTAGCCCGGCGACTACCCGCCCACGTCCCCGTCTACGGGGTGGAGCGGCGCGAGGGTGCCTTCACCGAACGGGCCGCCAGCTATGTTCCGGACATCCAACGGCTCGCTGCAGGCAAGCCGGTGATCCTCGTGGGCTGGTCCTTCGGCGGTGCGCTGGCGATGGAGGTGGCCCACCAACTGCGCGCGCTGGACGGGGCGACGCCCGTCGAGATCCAGCGGATCGTGTTGTTGGACACCGTGCAGCCACGCCACCCGGCCCCAGACACGCCGGAGGAGATGCACGCCCGCTGGGATCGCTACGCCCAGTTCGCCAACCGCACTTACGGGTTGAACCTCGCCGTGCCCCACGACCTGCTGGACCAACAGGGCGAGCAGGTGATGATGGACATGTTCCAGCAGATGCTCAGCTCCCCGGAACTGGCCGGTGGGCTGGGGCTGCCCGCAGGAGTGCTAGAACACCAGCGAGCCAGCTTCGTGGACAACCGTATCCTGGAGGGCCTGGACTTCACTAGCTGGGAAGACGTCGCCGCGCCGGTGACCCTGTTCCGAGCCAGCAAGATGCACGACGGGGCCATCGAGCTGGAACCGGCCTACCGAGACGTCGCCGAGGACGGCGGGTGGTCCGCCATCGTGGAGGACCTGGAGATCATCCACCTGGATGGGGACCACCTGGCCATCGTGGACGAACCGGACATCGGGACCATCGGAGACGTGATCACCCGCCACATCCAGGCGGGCAGCTAGGGGAGGCCGCGAGGGTGAGTAATACAAGCGCAGATAAGGACAACACGTCCGTGACGGATGAAGGAGCAACTGCCACGTCGGCTGCGGCTGGGGGCGCAGCGCTGGGAGCGGCTGCCGGCTCTACGGCACAGAAGATCGCCGAGCTCAACCGGCGGCTGGAACAGGCCCAGGATCCCGGCTCGGAGAAGGCCAAGGCTAAGCGGGACGAAGCCGGGCTGAGCACCCCCCGGCAGCGCATTGACGCCCTGGTGGACGAGGGCAGCTTCATGGAGATCGGCGCCCTCGGGCAGGCCCCCGGGGACCCCACAGCCCCTTATGGCGACGGCGTGGTCACCGGCTACGGACGAATCAACGGCCGACCCGTCGCGGTGTATGCCCACGACAAATCCGTGTACGGCGGGAGCGTGGGGGAGACCTTTGGCAAAAAGGTGTGCGAGGTCATGGACATGGCCGCCCGCACCGGGTGCCCCATCATCGGCATTAACGATTCCGGCGGTGCCCGCATCCAGGACGCGGTGACATCCCTGGCGATGTACTCGGAGATTGCGAGTCGCCAGATCCCGCTGTCCGGGCAGAGCCCGCAGATCTCCATCCTGTTGGGGCCCTCCGCGGGCGGGGCCGTGTACGCACCGATCATCACGGACTTCGTCATCGCTGTGGAGGGGCGCACCCAGATGTTCGTCACCGGGCCGGCCGTGATCGAGTCCGTGACCGGGGAGAAGATTTCCATGGAGGAGCTCGGTGGGGCCCGGCAGCAGGCCCGCAACGGCAACGTCTCTCACGTCGCGGTCAGCGAGGAGGAGGCCTTCAACTACGTGAAGGACCTCGTGGACTTCCTGCCATCCTCCGCCTTCGACGATCCCCCGGAGTTCTGGGCCCCCGGCGACGAGATCACCGAGCAGGACCTCGAGCTGAACCACGTCATTCCAGATGATCCCAACGCGGGTTACGACATCATGGAGGTGCTCACCCGCATCTTCGATGATGACAACGTGTTGGAGATCCAGGACGATTACGGGCCGAACGTCACCACGGCCTTCGCCCGTATCGACGGCAAAACCGTGGGGGTGGTGGCCAACCAGCCCATGGTCTTGGCGGGGTGCCTGGACGCGGACGCTGCGGAGAAGGCCGCTCGGTTCATTCGCATCTGCGATGCCTACAACATCCCCATCGTCTTCGTCACCGACACCCCCGGTTACATGCCGGGCTCGGAGCAGGAACGCGCGGGCTTAATCCACCGCGGGGCCAAGCTAGCCTTCGCGCTGGCGGAGGCCAGTGTTCCTAAACTCACGGTGATCGTACGAAAAGCCTTCGGTGGGGGTTACGCCGTTATGGGCAGTAAGAACATGGGGGCGGATGTGAACTTCGCCTGGCCCACGGCACAGATCGCCGTCATGGGGGCGGAGGCCGCCGTGCTCATGATGAAGGGCAAGGAGCTGGCCGCGATGCCCCCGGAGAAGCGGTCGGCGGCGAAGAAGATGTTCCTGGACTTCTACAACGCCAACATGACCAGCCCCTATGTCGCCGCCGAGCGGGGCTACCTGGACGGGGTGATCGTGCCCGAGGAGACGCGGGTGCGCCTGCGCCAGGCCCTCCGGCAATTGCGTGGTAAGCGGGTGGTGGACTCGACGAAGAAGCACAACATCCTTCCCATGTAGGTAGTGGGGCCTAGGCCGGCGTCGCATCCATCAGCGGGCGCGGATTGTCTGCGGCCCAAGTCCACTAAGGCACGGCAACACCTTGGGGGGTAGTTCCAGGCGAATGCCCCCAGTTATCCGTAACAAACCCATGAATCGAACAGTTAGTTTGTGTGAAAAATGTGAAGTCGTCCACGCCCAGGGGTCCTGTGCCCTATCGTCAGGCGTTGGAACCACTGATGGTCCGAGCTGAACAACAGCCACAGGTGTACGGTTGCTAGCTCTGAAGTCAAGACCGCTCGAGGGATTATGGGCACCAGCTCAAGAAAGGAGAGTTCTCTAGTATGCTATCGAAGGTGTTGAAGAAAAAAAGGCTGCAAGACGCGTATTACACCCTCGAAGGGCTAGCCGTAGAGGGTTACGCTATACTCACTGGCCTTTGGGGAGTCCTCAATTCGGGCATGGTGGTCCGCACGGGCGGCTTGAAGATGAAAAAGGAACTTGTCGTCACGGTTTTGCGGTATGGTTTCACTGCTGCTCGACAGGTTCGTTACGCCGCGGAAGCCGCGCCAAACAAAGTGGCGATCATCGACGACTTGGGTCAAGTGACATACAAAGAGATGCGCGATGACGTGATGGCTTTGTCTCGATCTCTATGCCAGCAGGGATATGGGAAAGGAACCAATATTGCGGTCATGCTTCGGAATAGTCGCGTGCCGATCTATATGCTTGGCGCTAAAGGCTTCATCGGGGCGAATATCTTCCTGTTCAATGTCGCCGCATCATCGAGCCAACTTGTAAAGTCCATCGAAGAATACGGAATAGACCTCCTTGTACTCGACGAAGAGTTCGTCGAGCTGCTTCCATCGGATTTCGATTACTGCAATGTGATGATCGGTCATGCAGATGATCTTTCCAACCCGCGGACTGATCATCGTGACTGGTTGACTTTTCAGCAACTTATCGAACGAGCTCCCGGATCCGGAGAACAGAAGCTGCCCATCCGGCCGAAAGAAGGGCCAATTACCATCATGAGCTCAGGCACCTCGGGCACTCCGAAGGGAGTTGTCCATCGGGAGCCGATAGCTCCCACACCTGTAGCGGATATCGCGAAAAGAATCCCGTGGCGGTCGGAGATAATCATCCAGCAATCAGCCAGCATTTTCCACTCGTGGGGCTGGGCGAATATCAACATAGCTATGGCCCACAGGGCTACAGTGATTCTGAGGCGCCACTTTAATCCGGAACAAGCAATGGATGATCTCGCGGAGTTTAGACCGGAAGGAATCGTGACCTCCCCGATTTTTATCAAGGAGCAGTTGCGAGTTGCGTTGGATCGCGATAGTGATGTTTCCAGTGTTAAGTTTGTGGTTTCGTCGGGAAACGCGCTACATGCAGATTTGGCAAGTAGCTTAATCGCCAAGTTTGGCCCGATTGTGAGCAATCTTTACGGGTCGACTGAAAACTCTGTATGTACCATTGCTACCGCGGACGACGTCGCGAATAGGCCGGAGACAGTCGGCAAGCCCTTGAGGTGCGTACGGATGAGGGTTTTGGATGACCAGGGGAGAGTCCTACCCCCGAACGTGCCAGGGAAGATTCATTGCAGAGGTGCGATGTCAATGCGTCGGTACGCCCTAGAACGCGACCGAGAAAAGATGGTCGTGAGAAGAGGATTGATGGAAATTGGCGATCGGGGCTTCATCGACGATCGAGGAAATTTGGTCGTTCTCGGTCGCATAGACGACATGATCATCGTCGGCGGAGAGAACGTCTACCCTCGCTCGGTTGAGGAAGCGCTCCACTCGATGCCAGGAATCAGGGATCTTTTTGTCCAGGGAGTGGAGGACGAGGAGACCTTCGCACGGCTGGCGGTGTGGGTAGTCAAGGACGACACCGAGGCAGGGCGCGAGCTGACCAAAGAGTCGGTTCAGCAGTGGGTCCGCAACGAACTCGCGGAGCACTCTGTACCCCGCGACGTGATCTTCATGGAATCCTTGCCTCGTAATCCAACGGGTAAGGTCATGCCACGCAAACTGCCCATGCCGGCAGGTACGAAGAAATCCGCGACGGTCTGAGCAGGAAGAATCCGGATATTCGAGGCCTCTGTGGTCCCGAGGGTAAGATTTTGGCTCTGCCAGACGATATTGGAATCAATGCCCGAGGCGCCAGCGACGGCGAAGGCCCCGTCATATGGGTAACTCGGCGTAGAGAACGGACGGCGGCAACCGGCAGTGGTCGCTACCAATCAGAAAGAAGAACATGAAGAAGTTTTCCAGGATTTTGACTGCGGTTGTCGCTACGGCCACAACTGCTGCGACTACGTTCGCCGCCGCCCCGGCAGCGCAGGCCGCGAGGGGCAACACCGTGCTGTTTGGCGACAGCTACTTCGCCAACACCTCCATCGCCCAGCTCATCGATACTCGGCTCAATGGCGGCCCGCAGTGCATCAGGGGCGACTACCGCGTTGCTACCGAAATCAGCGCACAGTCCGGCGGAACCCAGGTGGATGACTACTCCTGCAACGGGACCCAGCTTTACCTGCCCGGTTACACGCTAGAAAACGAGATTGACCAGGCCATCGCAGACGGCAAGCTGAACGGAAACACGCTAAACGTTCCCATCATGATCGGTGCGAACGACACGTACCGCACCCCCGCCCCGATCGATAACGTCGCCGCTGCGCTGTCCTACGACCGGGCTTTCGACAAGATCAAGAAGGCCGCCCCCGCCGCACGGGTCATCTTTACCTCCTACCCTTCCATCACCAACGACCGCGCCGGGCTGTGTGCCATCCGGATCAACGGCCTGCCCCCGACGGAACTGCCGTTCCCCATCGTGCAGGAGGCCGAGCGCCAGTTGTTCGAGCAGTCCCGGACTGCGGCGGAGCGTCACGCCGGGGCCGGTGCAGTGTTCCTGGACCTGCGTAACCAGACCAAGGGTCATGACACTTGTGCCCCCGGTGGCGAAGCGTGGGTGGCGGGCGTGCTGGATAACCAGACCCCGCAGTACAACTTGACGATGCACATGGCCCACCCGGGCGTGCGCAACGCTGCGCAGCAGATCGTCTCCAAGATGCAGTAGCTGGGGCGCGGCGGCCGTGTCAGCTTACGGCTGGCTAGCCTCCACGCGCCCTCAGGCGCCCGCGTTACCAGCGGGCGCCGTTTTGCGCGCAGCGGCGGAGGCGCGCCGCCACACCCCAGTGGCGAACACAAAGGCAACGGCCGTCAGTCCCGCCAGCCAAGCCACAAAGGTCCCCCACCCGAGCTGGAAGAACTCTCCGGAGAGACCCCCCAGGAAGCAGGAGCCCAGGTAGTAGCTCAGGATGTACGTGCTGGAGGCCTCCGCTCGATCCTTCGTTGCCGCGGCCCCAACCCAGCCACTGGCCACGGAATGCGCGGCGAAAAAGGACGCGGTGAAGAGGAGCGCGGCTATCAGCGTCGTCACCAAAAAGGGCGGCAACAACGCAACCAAGCCCACTACGCTAAGAAGCGTGGAAAGGGCCAGCACCTTCCCGCGCCCCCACTTCTGCACCATCACGCCAGCCCGGGCGGAAGACCACGTGCCGGAGAGGTATAGCAGAAAGGCAAAAGCGGCCAGGGAAGGAGCCAAGCCAAATTCCGAACTTAACCGGTAGCCCAAGTAGTTATATAGGGAAACGAAGGTCCCCATGATGAGGAATGGGATGAGGAAAAGCCGCAGCAAAATCGGGTTGGCGAAATGGCCCTGAAACGCGGCGAGCTCGTGCAAAATGGTGATCTTCTTCGGCCGAAAATTGGCGGATCGGGGGAGAACCCACGCGGTAAGGGCGGCCGTTGCCACAGAAAAGAGCGCGCTCGCGGCGACGGCCACCCGCCAACTGGCGAATTCGAGGAAAACGCCGGGGATGATGCGCCCCAGCAGTCCGCCAATGGTCGTCCCCGCGATGTAGAAACCCATCACCCGCGGCAGGTGTTTGGAGTGGATCTCCTCCGCGAGATAAGTCATCATGACCGCCGGGACACCGGCCACGGCAAGCCCCTGAACAGCGCGGATGGCGATGATGCTGCCCATCCCGGGGGCCACGGCCACCAGAAAGCTCAGCAGGGTGGCAACGAGGACGGAGATCTGCAGAACCCGATAGCGGCCGAAGCGTTCGGAGATGATGCCCACCGGGATCACCGCCAGCGCCAGGCCGCCGGTGGTCGCGGAGACGGAGAGCGCGGCAATGGTGGGGGATACCCCGAAGTCCTGGGAGAGACTAGGTAGGACCGCTTGGGTCACGTACATCGCATTGAAGGATGCCAGCCCGGCACATAGGGCAGCAATCAGCGCCCGTGCATAGCCGGATTTTCCGGAGGCAAGGCCCTTGGGATTGTGCTTTTGGGCTGAAACGGGCATAGCCCCATTGTGGTGAATTGGTGCGCAATCGGGCAAACCGAAAGGGCCTGCCCGCCGAAAGGACCCGCCCAGCAAAGTGGCGGACCCTGCGGTAGGACTTAGGCGCCGATGGTGCCCATGTCGTTCTTCCACGCCACGACGGTGGCGGGGCGGGCCAGGGAGTTGCCGCCATCCGGCCAGTGGGAGGAGGTGCTTTCCACGCTGGCCTCTTCGTCCTCACCGGGGTGCTGCACGTTGACTAGCACGCGCTTTTCGAACACGAGGGGGCCGCAGGTCTCGGCGTCCTTCGGCACGGTGAGGAACTGCTTGGTCATGCCGCGCGCGTTGCCTTCCAGCGCCACGGCGAACAGGCCGTCGTTGGACTCGAGGGCGTTGCCGTCGGTGGCGATCCACAGGTTGCCGAAGCTGTCGAAGGTGACGTTGTCCGGGCAGGAGATCGGGGAGACCTTGCTCTTGTCGAAGCCACCGAAGTAGGTCTCGGCTTCCTTGGGGTCCCCGCAGACCAGCAGGAGGTCCCAGGTGAAGTCCTCCCCGGCGAAGTTGTCGGTGAGCTCCAGTACGAGGCCGTTCTTGTTTTCCTTGATGGGAGCCCATTCGGCGATGTCTGCATCGTCTTTACCGGGGCGGGCGGCACCGCGGTACTTGTTGTTGGTCAGGGCGGCGTAGACCTTGCCGGTCGTGGGGTGTGGCTCGACGTCCTCCGGCCTGTCCATCTTGGTGGCGCCTACCTTGTCGCCAGCCATGCGGGTGAAGACCAGCACCTCTTCGCCGCTCATGCCGTCCACGTGGGATTCCACGGTGCCATCGGCCTTGGAGG comes from Corynebacterium heidelbergense and encodes:
- the pks13 gene encoding polyketide synthase Pks13 (Pks13 is a key enzyme in mycolic acid biosynthesis.), with the translated sequence MADKQAPPTTVSQMREWLRTWVANTTGIPVEDVGEHRLLEEFGLSSRDVVVLSGDLERLTGKRLDATVAYEYNTVAALADYLITGGQGVGRSALASNPMGQNLGAHTPRGGSVDPDDRDIAIVGMAARYPGAEDLQQMWDMLLGSRAGIGDLPEGRWSEYEGDEAMRRRMAQARLTGGYLPDLAGFDAEFFGLSPVEATNMDPQQRILLQLTWEALEHAHIPANTLRGRNVGVFVGTTNNDYAMLIAGDSEQAHPYALTGNSTAVVANRLSYVFDFRGPSVAMDTACSSSLVAIHHAVRSLRDGDSAVAVAAGVNLLASPFATVAFSELGVLSPTGAIRAFSEDADGIVRSDGAGVVILKRLGDAKRDGDDIYAVIKGSAVNSDGRSNGLTAPNPDAQVDVLRAAYADAGVDPGTVDYVEAHGTGTILGDPIEATALGAVLGQGRTEREPTLLGSVKTNFGHTEAAAGVAGVMKVALAMREGLVPPSLNYSGPNPYIDFAGQHLEVVEDAREWPEYSGHPVAGVSGFGFGGTNAHVVIVAPDAAAPKTSADTAARDSEREDAARQDRRPAFSPDSGASALLPVSGMLPSRRREAAESVRDWLAQHSSADLGAVARTLAGRNHGRSRGVVLATDHDGAVEGLTRLAEGRTGESRSGDGSTGEGHTSEGHPATFPALALAQDAPATMGAVWVFSGFGSQHPAMATELLAASPAFADSIAAMDAIVTRESGWSILEKIRAGDQRYDTESAQVGITCIQMALVDLLRHMGVTPAAVVGQSMGEIAAAYAAGGLSREDALLVACHRSRLMGELEAQTPEDKQGAMAVVELSAEQVEELTSQHGELAGVEPAVFASPGMTTVGGPRPAVSALVERVSESGSFARMLPVKGAGHTSMLDPILGELSFEIEGIEALPLQVPLYSTVDPGRVYQPGEVAHEADYFIRCTRQPVHLEQAVGQQFKEGYTTLVEFSPHPVALMPVLQVGAAHGVVEPTALHLLKRDEPDAQTVLRAVGQLYVCGADVDFTAIAGAGEYAPVPGVRWRNQHFWTQARPAAHRDRGMIGNRVDLPDGRVAFSVAAQKVPSLLTLASSVADVLAGADTANAAETAGSPVVREASGLPPAGQLSVLATPTVGGWAISVHGAAEEGAFTLAGEAFIPTSGASAQSGAVESGAVGGAVSSSIGDATSPSASTTSATSPTSSGPESSEPTSFAASAAAAEPGRWSPESGESVGDRLRSIISESMGYDADDLPGELPLIDLGLDSLMGMRIKNRVEHAFNIPQLQVQALRDGSVDDVIRMVEQAVAEQGVSAQTAAEQPAPAPAITDEGAGGQEREVPEVASPRNNTAGQQPETTATARVAPRDASERLAFGTWAKITGSALPGVTAPLPEIDEPTAAALAERLGERSGADITAADVQRAGTLADLASLVRDSLETEVDGNIRVLRERRDGGEQRPSPAVFVFHPAGGSSAVFQPLARRLPAHVPVYGVERREGAFTERAASYVPDIQRLAAGKPVILVGWSFGGALAMEVAHQLRALDGATPVEIQRIVLLDTVQPRHPAPDTPEEMHARWDRYAQFANRTYGLNLAVPHDLLDQQGEQVMMDMFQQMLSSPELAGGLGLPAGVLEHQRASFVDNRILEGLDFTSWEDVAAPVTLFRASKMHDGAIELEPAYRDVAEDGGWSAIVEDLEIIHLDGDHLAIVDEPDIGTIGDVITRHIQAGS